A DNA window from Cutaneotrichosporon cavernicola HIS019 DNA, chromosome: 2 contains the following coding sequences:
- the MET7 gene encoding uncharacterized protein (Catalyzes conversion of folates to polyglutamate derivatives allowing concentration of folate compounds in the cell and the intracellular retention of these cofactors, which are important substrates for most of the folate-dependent enzymes that are involved in one-carbon transfer reactions involved in purine, pyrimidine and amino acid synthesis) encodes MARARTYSEAIRLLNTCQSNAATIEAIRKSGGRLNEWGIKEMLDYLRRIGYAPDDLNKLNVVHITGTKGKGSTSAFTERILRSQIGGKVGLYTSPHLCAVRERIRVNGEPLSEDDFAKYFFEVWERLEADPKTLTDHTPVFPIYFRLLTLLAFHAFLSMGVDATVLEVGIGGTYDSTNIVPRPVVTGVSALGLDHTAVLGNTIEEIATNKGGIYKAGVPALSVPQEQAAGLAVLRACAEKVGAPFEIVPPLPASVSLGLRGEHQRVNASLAVGLAKRFLQATGRSVDGTDFPEAFKAPLAATRWPGRCQAAKDDKDSNITWLLDGAHTVESLRSCGEWAWAEEATKPTALIFNTSGGRQSEILLAALLDAGAGAAGTDRATLGAGFTDVIFCTNVTYTDGHFKGDLTAAAIDPNDLAALATQRALADAWTKLVPGFSGKVHVVPSIEHAVNIVHEEEGPRSVLVAGSLHLVGGVMEVAGLQNALSME; translated from the exons ATGGCCCGCGCAAGAACCTACTCG gaggcgatCCGACTGCTCAACACGTGCCAGTCGAATGCCGCCAC GATCGAGGCGATCCGCAAGTCGGGCGGCCGCCTCAACGAGTGGGGTATCAAGGAGATGCTCGACTACCTCCGTCGTATCGGGTACGCGCCGGACGATCTGAACAAGCTCAATGTCGTGCACATCACCGGCACCAAGGGAAAAGGCTCGACTTCGGCGTTTACGGAGCGTATCTTGCGCTCTCAGATTGGAGGCAAGGTCGGCTTATACACCTCGCCCCATTTATGTGCTGTGCGCGAGCGTATTCGCGTCAATGGCGAGCCTCTCAGCGAAGACGACTTTGCAAAGTACTTCTTTGAGGTGTgggagcgcctcgaggctgATCCCAAG ACCTTAACCGACCATACCCCCGTCTTCCCGATCTACTTTAGGCTTCTGACCCTCCTTGCCTTCCACGCTTTCCTGTCCatgggcgtcgacgcgacTGTCCTCGAAGTGGGCATTGGCGGCACATACGACAGCACGAACATTGTCCCCCGCCCCGTCGTTACGGGCGTCTCGGCGCTCGGACTCGACCACACTGCCGTGTTGGGAAACACGATCGAGGAGATTGCAACCAACAAGGGCGGTATCTACAAGGCCGGCGTTCCTGCCTTGAGCGTGCCGCAGGAGCAGGCTGCGGGTCTGGCCGTCCTGCGCGCATGTGCCGAAAAGGTGGGCGCGCCATTCGAGATTGTTCCCCCACTTCCGGCCAGCGTCTccctcggcctgcgcggcgagcaTCAGCGCGTTAATGCCTCTCTTGCTGTCGGGCTGGCGAAGCGTTTCCTCCAGGCCACGGGCCGGAGCGTGGACGGCACCGACTTTCCCGAGGCGTTCAAGGCGCCTCTAGCGGCTACGCGCTGGCCTGGTCGTTGCCAGGCTGCCAAAGACGACAAGGACAGCAACATTACCTGGCTCCTGGACGGTGCGCACACTGTCGAGAGCCTGCGCTCTTGTGGCGAGTGGGCAtgggccgaggaggcgacTAAGCCTACAGCACTCATCTTCAACACGTCGGGAGGGCGCCAGAGCGagatcctcctcgctgcgctgCTTGACGCCGGTGCCGGTGCTGCGGGAACGGATCGTGCCACCCTCGGGGCGGGATTCACAGACGTCATCTTCTGCACCAACGTCACGTACACCGACGGTCACTTTAAGGGCGACCtcacggccgccgcgatTGACCCCAACGACCTAgctgcgctcgccacccagcGTGCCCTCGCGGACGCTTGGACAAAGTTGGTCCCCGGTTTCAGCGGCAAGGTGCACGTCGTGCCCAGCATCGAGCACGCCGTCAACATTGTccatgaggaggagggcccACGCTCCGTGCTTGTGGCTGGCTcgctccacctcgtcggaGGCGTCATGGAGGTTGCGGGCCTGCAGAACGCGCTCTCGATGGAGTAA
- the RPN3 gene encoding uncharacterized protein (Proteasome regulatory subunit C-terminal), producing MTSTPSKEKEASAAPVVDTKETKAEPAPPVLTVEDEILNNITLIGRAVTTAEPRFTTRVLRTLTHLRKKITKPVLKDALDRAFPKGSKTGQALIASPIFGLLPEPPAKDEAMDVDKSPKAKEGEKEGESSTPAPAPKKYTAPVDSATQDLIPEGVVYLRLLIILAAVDAGKVAEACAFAKETTDLIQAANRRTMDQIAAKVYFYLARAYELQGRLAELRPTLLAVRQSAHLRKDENLEITVVNLLLRSYLQSNLYDQADKLLSKIEMPTSSNTAQTARWYFYTARLRAVQLNYAGAADLLLTAIRRAPKDEVAPGFVQIIHKFYIVTEMLTGRIPDRAMFRRPVLQHALLPYFQIVQAVRVGDVAAFQRAFTTHEQAFLADSTHFLILRLRHFVIRTALRTITLAYSRISLRDVCLKLGLDSEEDTEYIVAKAIKDRVIDATIDHKGGFMQSKVKKDIYESDEPQQQIAQRLKYALEMHNDALQGMRFAANVHRKDLETAADARERDREIAQLIQETEDDLDDL from the exons ATGACCTCTACTCCCTcaaaggagaaggaggctTCCGCTGcccccgtcgtcgacaccaAGGAGACCAAGGCTGAGCCTGCTCCACCAGTGCTCACcgtcgaggatg aaATCCTCAACAACATCACTCTCATCGGCCGGGCAGTGACGACCGCCGAGCCACGGTTTACGACGCGTGTCCTCCGCACTCTGACGCACCTGCGTAAGAAGATCACCAAGCCcgtgctcaaggacgcgctGGACCGCGCCTTCCCCAAGGGCT CCAAGACGGGCCAGGCGCTGATCGCGTCCCCGATCTTTGGGCTCTTGCCAGAGCCTCCagccaaggacgaggcgatggACGTGGACAAAAGccccaaggccaaggaaggcgagaaggagggtgagagCTCTACGCCTGCCCCCGCACCCAAGAAGTATACTGCGCCAGTCGACAGCGCGACGCAAGACCTCATCCCCGAGGGTGTCGTCtacctccgcctcctcatcatcctgGCTGCTGTCGACGCTGGTAAGGTTGCAGAGGCATGCGCGTTCGCCAAGGAGACGACGGACTTGATTCAGGCCGCCAACCGCCGTACAATGGACCAGATCGCCGCGAAGGTCTACTTCtacctcgcgcgcgcgtacGAGCTCCAGGgtcgcctcgccgagctccgcCC caccCTTCTTGCTGTGCGCCAGTCGGCCCACCTCCGCAAGGACGAGAACCTCGAGATCACCGtcgtcaacctcctcctccgctcctACCTCCAGTCCAACTTATACGACCAGGCTGACAAGCTGCTCTCGAAGATTGAGATGCCTACATCGAGCAACACGGCCCAGACTGCGCGCTGGTACTTCTATACCGCGCGTCTGCGTGCTGTGCAGCTCAACTACGCTGGCGCTGCCGACCTTCTCCTCACCGCTATCCGTCGCGCAcccaaggacgaggtcgcccCAGGATTTGTGCAGATC ATTCACAAGTTCTACATTGTCACGGAGATGCTCACCGGCCGCATCCCGGACCGCGCCATGTTCCGCCGGCCGGTGCTACAgcacgccctcctcccctaCTTCCAGATTGTGCAGG ccgtccgtgtcggcgacgtcgcggcGTTCCAGCGCGCGTTCACGACGCACGAGCAGGCCTTCCTTGCCGACTCGACACacttcctcatcctccgTCTGCGGCATTTCGTCATCCGTACCGCACTGCGGACAATCACGCTGGCATACTCGCGCATCTCGCTGCGCGACGTGtgcctcaagctcggctTAGACTCTGAAGAGGACACCGAGTACATTGTGGCCAAGGCGATCAAGGACCGTGTGATTGACGCGACCATTGACCACAAGGGCGGGTTCATGCAGtccaaggtcaagaaggacaTCTACGAGTCGGACgagccgcagcagcagatTGCCCAGCGTCTCAAGTACGCGCTTGAGATGCACAACGACGCGCTGCAGGGCATGCGCTTTGCGGCCAACGTGCACCgcaaggacctcgagacggcggccgacgctcgcgagcgcgaccgtgAGATTGCGCAGTTGATCCAGGAGACtgaggacgacctcgatgacctGTAG
- a CDS encoding uncharacterized protein (Lea domain protein) gives MRPHEGLGLKAPLDPEPVKKWAEEGFAVVGARIGGETDVNAALSTAIAALEDADFVENKGSYAVLVYDPSALPAILAGSGSMPRIVAVVSHGAAMFSDDLPMLVHVPSRIVHDAGRDPPLNCRVHEYDVDSPYFVVPSSGPKAYSPPNAALAHSRTLAFLRNQLNGPYFDLEAIWDEHTHYEFIDRSVEKTMLTMVDEPYVNHVPTMTGGVGREQLSQFYRDHFIFSNPEDADLLVVSRTVGADRVVDEFIYSCTHNRVIDWLLPGVPATGRKIQLAMMAVVNIRGDRLYHEHIWWDQASALQQVGFLPECVPTPQGQLRLPVAGYRSAEMLVDETAGEANFMLGPEWGVSKAKGKGDDESAANGGAAHTKRNGHEEGAEKV, from the exons ATGCGCCCACACGAAGGACTTGGGCTCAAGGCGCCACTCGATCCCGAACCAGTCAAGAAGTGGGCGGAAGAGGGTTTCGCGGTAGTTGGCGCGCGGATCGGGGGCGAGACGGACGTGAATGCCGCTCTAAGTACAGCCATTGCTGCATTGGAGGACGCAGACTTTGTGGAGAATAAAGGCTCATATGCCGTCTTGG TGTATGACCCATCAGCGCTCCCCGCGATCCTGGCCGGCTCGGGTTCCATGCCCCGTATCGTGGCGGTCGTATCCCACGGAGCTGCAATGTTCAGCGACGACCTGCCGATGCTAGTCCACGTCCCTAGTCGTATCGTGCACGATGCGGGCCGTGATCCTCCCCTCAATTGCCGGGTTCACGAATATGACGTCGACTCGCCATACTTTGTCGTTCCCTCCTCGGGTCCCAAGGCCTACTCGCCCCCAAATGCGGCATTAGCTCACTCGCGCACCCTAGCCTTTCTGCGGAATCAGCTAAACGGACCATACTTTGACCTAGAGGCGATCTGGGACGAGCACACGCATTACGAATTCATCGACCGCAGCGTGGAAAAGACCATGTTGACCATGGTA GACGAGCCGTATGTCAACCACGTTCCGACGATGACTGGGGGCGTTGGGCGCGAGCAACTGTCGCAATTCTATCGCGACCACTTCATCTTCAGTAATCCCGAAGATGCGGATTTGCTCGTCGTCTCACGCACGGTCGGCGCGGATAGAGTCGTCGATGAGTTTATCTACAGCTGCACCCACAACCGCGTCATCGACTGGCTCCTCCCCGGCGTTCCCGCGACTGGGCGCAAGATCCAACTTGCCATGATGGCCGTTGTGAATATTCGCGGCGATAGGCTGTACCACGAACATATTTGGTG GGACCAGGCTAGCGCACTGCAGCAGGTCGGGTTTTTGCCCGAATGCGTACCCACGCCGCAGGGCCAGCTTAGGCTTCCGGTCGCTGGGTATCGTTCGGCTGAGATGCTCGTGGACGAGACGGCGGGAGAGGCGAATTTCATGCTTGGGCCCGAGTGGGGCGTgtccaaggccaagggAAAGGGGGATGacgagagcgcggcgaatggtggcgcggcgcatACGAAAAGGAACGGCCACGAGGAGGGTGCGGAAAAGGTCTAG
- the tigA gene encoding uncharacterized protein (Endoplasmic reticulum protein ERp29, C-terminal domain) yields the protein MRLSFKIPAALLGLAALVTASKVVDLDSKNFDQLIGKDKPALVEFFAPWCGHCKNLAPVYEQLADAFDTSKVIIAKTDADGVGRELGSRFDVKGYPTLKWFPAGSLDADDYNGGRDLDSLVEFVQMNSGVKSNIKPPAPPAAMILDGGNFDEVVDGSKNVLVAFTAPWCGHCKNMKPAYENVAKAFAPEEDVIVAQVNADDMSNKPIAQRYEVRSFPTIKFFSKGSKEPIMYTSGRSEEQFVDFLNEQCGTYRTPSGLLNDLAGKIKELDVLAQSYWAELPSREEIYDNAKAYVTAQSADVDGHIRTAAAYYVKAMERIKAKGDAWIAKEHARLSNLLASPSLATSKLDEIKAKVNILSAFVAKKAEETKNDLFEEGQKVMGNVKEEL from the exons ATGAGGCTCTCCTTCAAGATCCCAGCGGCTCTCTTGggtctcgccgccctcgttACAGCTTCCAAAGTTGTTGACCTTGACTCCAAGAACTTTGACCAG CTCATTGGTAAGGACAAGCCCGCTCTCGTCGAGTT CTTCGCTCC CTGGTGCGGCCACTGCAAGAATC TTGCCCCCGTGTacgagcagctcgccgatGCCTTCGACACCAGCAAGGTGATTATCGCCAagaccgacgccgacggtgTCGGCCGGGAGCTCGGCTCGCGGTTTGATGTCAAGGGCTACCCTA CTCTCAAGTGGTTCCCGGCTGGTTCTctggacgccgacgactaCAACGGCGGCCGTGacctcgactcgctcgTTGAGTTTGTTCAGATGAACTCTGGTGTCAAGTCAAACATCAAGCCGCCTGCTCCTCCCGCTGCGATGATCCTTGACGGCGGCAactttgacgaggtcgtcgacggctcGAAGAATGTCCTCGTTGCCTTTACTGCCCCCTGGTGCGGCCACTGCAAGAACATGAAGCCCGCGTACGAGAACGTTGCCAAGGCGTTTgcgcccgaggaggacgtcaTTGTCGCCCAGGtcaacgccgacgacatgaGCAACAAGCCCATCGCGCAGCGCTACGAGGTCCGCTCGTTCCCCACTATCAAGTTCTTTTCCAAGGGCTCCAAGGAGCCCATCATGTACACCTCGGGCCGTAGCGAGGAGCAGTTTGTCGAC ttcCTCAACGAGCAGTGCGGCACCTACCGCACCCCGTCTGGTCTACTGAACGACCTCGCGGGCAagatcaaggagctcgacgtgctTGCGCAGAGCTACTGGGCCGAGCTGCCGAGCCGTGAGGAGATCTACGACAACGCCAAGGCGTACGTGACTGCCCAGtcggccgacgtcgacgggcacatccgcaccgccgccgcgtaCTACGTCAAGGCTATGGAGCGcatcaaggccaagggTGACGCTTGGATTGCCAAGGAGCATGCCCG TCTCAGCAACCTCCTCGCTTCGCCCTCACTGGCGACCagcaagctcgacgagatcaaggccaaggtcaaCATTCTTTCCGCGTTTGTCGCCAAGAAAGCCGAGGAGACCAAGAACGACCTGTTCGAGGAGGGCCAGAAGGTCATGGGCAatgtcaaggaggagctctAA
- a CDS encoding uncharacterized protein (Belongs to the enoyl-CoA hydratase isomerase family) yields MFTALRPAARSTMRQYARSMSTAAEPLVLASRSESGKVAILQLNRPKALNALSSPLFDTLNAEMEKADNDPSVRAIVLTGGDKVFAAGADIKEMKDKEFSDAYKNNFLGTWGKVASIRKPIVGAVAGYALGGGCELSMMADVLICSEKATFGQPEITLGIIPGGGGTQRLSRLIGKNRSMDVCLSNRFISGKEAGEWGLVSRVIPADQSVTAEAVKIADKIASFGVVAAQAVKETVNASQELPLEQGLRFERRIFQALFATADQKEGMSAFAEKRKPTWTDN; encoded by the exons ATGTTCACTGCCCTCCGCCCCGCCGCTCGCTCGACCATGCGCCAGTACGCGCGCTCCATGtcgaccgccgccgagcccctcgtcctcgcctcgcgctccgagTCGGGCAAGGTTGCCATCCTCCAGCTCAACCGCCCCAAGGCCCTCAACGCTCTTTCGTCGCCCCTCTTTGACACCCTTAacgccgagatggagaaggcTGACAACGACCCGTCGGTCCGCGCCATTGTCCTCACTGGCGGTGACAAGGTCTTCGCTGCCGGTGCCGACATCAAGGAGATGAAGGACAAGGAGTTCTCGGACGCCTACAAGAACAACTTCCTCGGCACCTGGGGCAAGGTTGCTTCGATCCGCAAGCCCATTGTCGGCGCCGTTGCCGGCTACGCC CTTGGCGGTGGCTGCGAGCTCTCGATGATGGCCGATGTCCTCATCTGCTCGGAGAAGGCCACCTTTGGTCAGCCCGAGATCACCCTCGGCATCATCCCcggcggtggtggcacCCAGCGCCTCAGCCGCCTCATTGGCAAGAACCGCTCGATGGACGTCTGCCTTTCGAACCGCTTCATTTcgggcaaggaggccggcgagTGGGGCCTCGTTTCCCGCGTCATCCCCGCCGACCAGTCGGTTaccgccgaggccgtcaagatCGCCGACAAGATTGCCTCGTTCGgtgtcgtcgccgcccaggccgtcaaggagaCTGTCAACGCTTCGCAGGAGCTTCCTCTTGAGCAGGGCCTCCGCTTCGAGCGCCGCATCTTCCAGGCTCTCTTTGCCACGGCCGACCAGAAGGAGGGCATGTCTGCTTTCGCTGAGAAGCGCAAGCCCACCTGGACCGACAACTAA
- the ADM-B gene encoding uncharacterized protein (Homologues of snake disintegrins) codes for MAGSTRLPPVLAMALLALAMLLLAGSANARSVHPPPVRRVHHPSRSTVRIVPRGDSLSRRSISPQAHSLRHDDSLLLTASVASMAPYEVALLLRPTEHLFHPDAKVTFQHADGSSTSESLRAEDWRLYQGEVVRPAWIERVWAEELSGLEHSPAAFLGRASVMVHDAGDNIRWEGTFSIDGINYHVLTKERYEATRTMDDADVAAFGNGLVIFSDAEMEYKDGTRHSNSTGCTHDRLTFNTDPSHPVLRRRDANMLLEGRGSRDDMGGMTPKTNYIESIGSDAGCPTSQQVVYMGVAVDCNYVTAYGSKDAARTQVLNNWNQITALYRSTFRVSLGIIELVVEEAQCPSSPPADKQWNQNCTQSVTLDDRLSMFSQWRGKKGNDGAGLWHLMTACSTDTEVGVAWLGTLCQTSANEQDGQQFVSGTGVSSASKTEWNLISHEIGHNFGAIHDCIDGCTLQSSCCPYSRDACTASGRFIMNPTTAASETAFSQCTLGNVCSFLGTGSKNCVVTPDPARTTISLKQCGNGIVEQGEECDPGMNSTSSCCDPNTCKFINGAVCDPTNSACCTDQCTYKAAGVVCRPSINAICDTQEVCSGNTGECPKDVTAKDGTNCGNGLQCASGHCTSLDEQCVKAGASLNLTQACSARDDQSCYVTCKDPNVANQCTILQTVLIDGSPCGYGGHCYNGTCSPGSWQNRLASMYTQNLQIAIPVTIAVAIIVGMILYSIARCCCGAFTRSRSKPKKQAWDNGVSMAPYPQPAYHSQSRGQDNNPTQFRQDGSPTREFRQDGSPTQTYPALPLLDGHRRNVSGSYSDEMGTGQPVRPAYADPYAPYAGRRNWVDESRYNGRDTRDQEYEEGYHYNYDESVPRHHHDARENRGYSRQ; via the exons ATGGCGGGCTCGACACGCCTACCGCCAGTACTCGCAAtggcgctcctcgccctcgccatgctcctcctcgccggcaGCGCGAATG CGCGCTCGGTTCACCCGCCACCAGTCCGCCGAGTGCACCATCCCAGCCGGTCTACAGTCCGCATCGTTCCGCGTGGTGATAGCCTCTCCCgccgctccatctccccaCAGGCCCATTCCCTGCGACACGATgacagcctcctcctcaccgcctcGGTGGCCAGTATGGCGCCAtacgaggtcgcgctccttctccggcCAACAGAGCACCTCTTCCACCCAGACGCAAAGGTCACCTTTCAGCATGCGGATGGGAGTAGCACGTCTGAATCCCTCCGTGCCGAGGACTGGCGCCTGTATcagggcgaggtcgtgaGGCCTGCGTGGATCGAGCGTGTGTGGGCCGAGGAACTGTCGGGGCTTGAGCACAGCCCGGCCGCATTCCTcgggcgcgcgagcgtTATGGTCCATGATGCCGGCGACAACATACGTTGGGAAGGCACGTTCTCAATCGACGGGATCAACTACCACGTCTTGACCAAGGAGCGGTACGAGGCCACCAGGACGAtggacgacgccgacgtcgctgCCTTTGGGAATGGGCTCGTCATCTTCAGCGATGCCGAGATGGAATACAAGGACGGAACGAGGCACTCGAACAGCACCGGGTGCACGCACGACAGGCTGACGTTCAACACCGACCCCTCGCACCCTGTtcttcggcggcgcgaTGCCAACATGCTTCTCGAGGGCCGGGGCTCGCGCGATGACATGGGCGGCATGACTCCCAAGACCAACTACATCGAGTCGATTGGTTCGGATGCAGGCTGCCCCACTTCGCAGCAGGTAGTGTACATGggcgtcgcggtcgacTGTAACTACGTGACGGCTTACGGGAGCAAGGACGCGGCACGCACGCAGGTGCTCAACAACTGGAACCAGATCACTGCGTTGTACCGCAGCACGTTCCGAGTCTCGCTCGGCATTATCGAGCtggtggtcgaggaggcgcagtgcccttcctcgccgcccgcggACAAGCAGTGGAACCAAAATTGCACGCAGTCCGTgacgctcgacgaccgGTTGAGCATGTTCAGCCAGTGGCGTGGGAAGAAGGGTAACGACGGTGCTGGCCTGTGGCACCTCATGACGGCATGCTCGACGGACACTGAGGTCGGCGTTGCGTGGCTCGGTACCCTCTGCCAGACCAGCGCGAACGAACAGGACGGCCAGCAGTTTGTCTCGGGCACTGGTGTGTCAAGCGCGTCCAAGACCGAGTGGAACCTCATTTCGCACGAGATCGGACACAACTTTGGCGCGATCCACGACTGCATCGACGGCTGCACGCTCCAGAGCTCATGCTGTCCGTACTCCAGGGACGCATGTACAGCGAGCGGCCGTTTTATCATGAACCCTACGACTGCGGCCTCTGAGACAGCGTTCTCACAGTGCACGCTCGGCAACGTGTGCTCGTTCCTCGGTACGGGTTCTAAGAATTGCGTTGTGACGCCCGACCCGGCCCGCACAACCATCAGCCTCAAGCAGTGCGGCAACGGCATCGTGGAGCAGGGCGAGGAATGTGACCCAGGCATGAACAGCACATCGTCCTGCTGCGACCCCAACACGTGCAAGTTCATCAACGGCGCCGTGTGCGACCCGACCAACTCTGCCTGCTGCACTGACCAGTGCACGTACAAGGCTGCTGGTGTCGTGTGCCGACCGTCCATCAACGCGATCTGCGACACCCAGGAGGTGTGCTCCGGCAACACTGGCGAATGTCCCAAGGACGTTACTGCCAAGGACGGCACCAACTGCGGCAACGGCCTGCAGTGCGCGAGTGGACACTGTAcgtcgctcgacgagcagtGCGTCAAGGCTGGCGCGAGCCTCAACTTGACGCAGGCATGtagcgcgcgcgacgaccaGTCGTGCTACGTCACCTGCAAGGATCCCAACGTCGCCAACCAGTGCACGATCCTGCAGACGGTGCTCATCGACGGCTCGCCGTGCGGCTACGGCGGGCACTGCTACAACGGTACCTGTTCGCCCGGCTCGTGGCAGAACCGCCTCGCCTCCATGTACACGCAAAACCTGCAAATAGCGATTCCAGTCACGATCGCCGTCGCGATCATCGTCGGCATGATCCTGTACTCGATTgcgcgctgctgctgcgggGCGTTTACGCGTTCCCGCTCCAAACCCAAGAAGCAGGCATGGGACAACGGTGTATCCATGGCGCCGTACCCTCAACCGGCCTACCACTCTCAATCCCGCGGACAAGACAACAACCCGACGCAATTCCGCCAAGACGGTAGCCCGACGCGCGAATTCCGCCAGGACGGCAGTCCTACGCAGACATACCCCGCGCTACCCCTGCTCGACGGACACCGGCGCAACGTCTCGGGCTCATACTCTGACGAAATGGGGACTGGGCAGCCGGTAAGACCGGCCTACGCCGACCCTTATGCGCCATATGCCGGGAGACGCAACTGGGTCGATGAGTCGCGGTACAATGGCCGCGACACGCGTGACCAAGAGTACGAGGAGGGATACCACTATAACTACGACGAGAGCGTGCCCCGTCACCACCATGATGCGCGCGAAAACCGCGGATACTCGCGCCAGTAG
- the tif211 gene encoding uncharacterized protein (Eukaryotic translation initiation factor 2 alpha subunit), translated as MPRFYENKYPEVDQLVMVQVQSIEDMGAYVKLLEYDGVEGMVLLSELSRRRIRSVQKHIRVGRNEVVVVMRVDPDKGYIDLSKRRVSAEEVVKCEEQYEKGKVVDSIITQVAKRRGVSAESLYEQIAWPLHRKYGHSYEAFKLSIQEPDAVFGELGIDEETLVELKHNIARRLTPKPVKVRADIEVKCFAYSGIEAIRKALRAGEACSTEEVPIKVRLVAPPLYVMSTTSTDKTAAIEIMEKAVEAIGNTITEEKGDITIKMAPKVVSETEDAELKALMEQFEQANMDVAGDDDESSDDE; from the exons ATGCCGCGCTTCTACGAGAACAAATACCCCGAG GTTGACCAGCTCGTCATGGTCCAGGTTCAGTCCATCGAGGACATGGGCGCCTacgtcaagctc CTCGAGTACGACGGCGTTGAGGGAATGGTCCTGCTTTCCGAGCTGTCGCGTCGGCGAATCCGTTCCGTGCAGAAGCACATTCGTGTCGGGCGTAACGAGGTTGTCGTTGTCATGCGTGTTGACCCCGACAAGG GCTACATTGACCTGTCCAAGCGCCGAGTGTctgccgaggaggtcgtcaagTGCGAGGAGCAGTAcgagaagggcaaggtgGTCGACTCGATCATCACACAGGtcgccaagcgccgcggcgtCTCCGCCGAGTCGCTGTACGAGCAGATTGCCTGGCCCCTTCACCGCAAGTACGGCCACTCGTACGAGGCATTCAAGCTCTCGATCCAGGAGCCGGACGCCGTGttcggcgagctcggcattgacgaggagacgctcGTTGAGCTCAAGCACAACATTGCCCGCCGCCTGACGCCCAAGCCTGTCAAGGTGCGCGCCGACATTGAGGTCAAGTGCTTTGCGTACAGCGGTATTGAGGCGATCCGCAAGGCGCTCCGTGCCGGCGAGGCGTGCTCCACCGAGGAGGTGCCCATCAAGGTCCGCCTTgtcgcgccgccactgTACGtcatgtcgacgacgagcacggACAAGACGGCCGCTATTGAGATCATGGAGAAGGCTGTCGAGGCGATCGGGAACACTATcaccgaggagaagggtgACATCACCATCAAGATGGCACCCAAGGTTGTCTCCGAGACTgaggatgccgagctcaaggcgctcaTGGAGCAGTTCGAGCAGGCCAACATGGACGTcgctggcgacgacgacgagtcgtcggacgacgagtag